The Candidatus Bathyarchaeota archaeon genome includes a window with the following:
- a CDS encoding ATP-binding cassette domain-containing protein — MIEVKDVYYTYPNGFTALRGVNLTIHKGECVAIMGENGAGKTTLVKHFNGLLKPTRGTVVVDGVKTKDASVAQLSRKVGLVFQNPDHQFFSETVEEEVAFALKNFGFPEDEVERRVEEVLKRMGLLGYRKSSPFSLSGGEKKRLAIASIVVFEPEYLVLDEPTIGQDYIQKVEIKKVIDSYLETGRTVVIVTHDLEFVVDLRPRVVLMSRGRIIADGKAEEILSDSKLMDDASLLLPQMTELAYKLGNPKIPRTILDENDMLEVVKPLLKHRGGWRS, encoded by the coding sequence TTGATAGAGGTTAAAGACGTCTACTATACTTATCCGAACGGTTTTACTGCTCTTAGAGGCGTGAATCTTACTATACATAAAGGCGAGTGTGTAGCGATAATGGGTGAGAACGGAGCGGGTAAGACGACGCTCGTGAAACACTTCAACGGTCTTCTGAAGCCTACCAGAGGAACTGTCGTAGTAGACGGAGTTAAGACCAAAGACGCCTCTGTAGCCCAGCTCTCTAGGAAGGTAGGACTGGTATTCCAAAACCCGGACCACCAGTTCTTCAGCGAAACAGTGGAGGAAGAGGTCGCGTTCGCCCTGAAAAACTTCGGGTTCCCAGAGGACGAGGTCGAGCGTAGAGTTGAAGAGGTCTTGAAGAGGATGGGGCTTCTAGGGTATAGGAAGAGCTCGCCTTTCAGTTTGAGCGGTGGTGAGAAGAAGAGGCTTGCCATAGCTTCGATCGTGGTCTTCGAGCCAGAATACCTGGTTCTAGACGAGCCGACGATAGGACAGGATTACATACAGAAGGTTGAGATAAAGAAGGTTATAGACTCCTATCTCGAAACCGGTAGAACCGTGGTGATCGTAACCCACGACCTAGAGTTCGTCGTAGACCTAAGGCCGAGAGTAGTTTTAATGAGTAGGGGAAGAATTATAGCCGACGGAAAAGCCGAGGAGATCCTATCGGATTCCAAGCTTATGGACGACGCATCGCTACTCCTACCTCAGATGACCGAACTCGCATACAAACTCGGAAACCCGAAGATCCCTAGAACAATCTTAGACGAGAACGATATGCTGGAGGTCGTTAAGCCTTTGCTTAAACACAGAGGAGGGTGGAGAAGTTGA
- a CDS encoding energy-coupling factor transporter transmembrane protein EcfT — protein sequence MEKLMRVFEGLRFRRVPSPVHELDPRSKAVYVAVVSVLSIVYSDPLILAILLVIQIPLVYIAKVMRFWLNSLRGSTFLAAFIFAVNLLTSYLYMGGFTLEGVLTATAMTLRFILLVGVFSLFFLTTTPEDLSLALEKLRIPYDICFAFTAAMRFVPDIALEAQSIMDAQKSRGLELERGGFIERIRKTLPILVPLFIRSFQRSLELAEAMESRAYGAIEKRTSLYELK from the coding sequence GTGGAGAAGTTGATGCGGGTTTTCGAGGGTTTAAGGTTTAGGAGAGTACCGAGCCCGGTTCACGAGTTAGATCCGAGGTCTAAGGCCGTCTACGTAGCCGTCGTAAGCGTTCTATCCATCGTGTACTCAGACCCACTTATCTTAGCCATCCTTCTGGTTATACAGATACCGCTCGTGTATATAGCCAAAGTCATGAGGTTTTGGCTGAACTCCCTACGGGGCTCGACGTTCCTAGCAGCCTTCATATTCGCCGTAAACCTTCTGACGAGCTACCTGTACATGGGTGGTTTCACCTTAGAGGGGGTCCTAACGGCGACCGCGATGACGCTCAGGTTCATCCTCCTCGTGGGAGTCTTTTCGCTGTTCTTCCTGACAACTACACCTGAAGACCTAAGCTTAGCTCTAGAGAAGCTGAGGATACCGTATGACATATGCTTCGCCTTCACGGCAGCCATGAGGTTTGTCCCAGACATCGCGTTGGAGGCGCAGTCTATAATGGATGCACAGAAGTCTAGGGGGCTTGAGCTCGAGAGAGGAGGGTTCATCGAGAGGATCCGCAAGACTCTTCCGATACTCGTACCTCTGTTCATAAGGAGCTTCCAGAGAAGCCTAGAGCTCGCCGAGGCTATGGAGTCTAGAGCCTACGGGGCTATAGAGAAGAGAACCAGCCTATACGAGCTGAAG